A single Argentina anserina chromosome 7, drPotAnse1.1, whole genome shotgun sequence DNA region contains:
- the LOC126803434 gene encoding 18S rRNA (guanine-N(7))-methyltransferase RID2-like — MVLIKLLALRLELLALRLELLALPQDDVPRLLLDIGCGSGLSGETLSDSGHHWIGSDISQSMLDVVLENEVKGDLFLGDMGQGLGLRSGVIDGAISISDIQWLCNADKSSHNPRLRLKAFSGSLYRCLARGAKAAFHMYPENLDQRELRQ, encoded by the exons ATGGTGTTAATCAAG CTTCTCGCTCTGCGACTCGAGCTTCTCGCTCTGCGACTCGAGCTTCTCGCTCTGCCCCAAGATGACGTCCCCAGGTTGCTACTCGACATCG GTTGTGGCTCTGGGCTTAGTGGAGAGACCTTGTCTGATAGTGGGCATCATTGGATTGGTTCAGATATTTCCCAATCCATGCTTG ATGTTGTACTGGAAAATGAGGTTAAGGGTGACCTTTTTCTCGGGGACATGGGCCAG GGATTAGGACTTCGTTCTGGAGTTATTGATGGAGCCATTAGTATCTCAGATATCCAG TGGTTGTGCAATGCCGACAAGTCCTCACATAATCCGCGATTAAGATTGAA GGCTTTCTCTGGGTCATTGTATAGATGTTTAGCTAGGGGAGCAAAAGCTGCATTTCACATGTATCCAGAAAATCTAGACCAGCGGGAATT GAGACAATAG
- the LOC126801650 gene encoding ATP-dependent Clp protease proteolytic subunit 3, chloroplastic, translated as MMTYAASASRPLSFNTQPATALHHGLLSATTTSTIDCSRSTRRRRLVGLVKAASSSPHTRPTLSTNWDFQFADAAATASPPRVPRLEELDTTNMLLRQRIIFLGSQVDDMTADLIISQLLFLDAEDPKKDITLFINSPGGSVTAGMGIYDAMKMCKADVSTVCFGLAASMGAFLLASGSKGKRYCMPNARVMIHQPLGTAGGKATEMGIRIREMAYHKIKLNKILSRITRKPFEQVEEDTDRDNFMNPWEAKDYGLIDDVIDDGKPGLVAPIGDSTPPPRTKVWDMWKVEGTKKSRKKLPSEDRILEKGSEAPTAT; from the exons ATGATGACGTACGCAGCCTCAGCCTCAAGGCCTCTGAGCTTCAACACCCAACCGGCAACTGCTCTTCACCACGGCCTTCTCAGCGCCACTACTACTAGTACCATCGATTGTAGCAGAAGcacgaggaggaggaggctcGTCGGTCTGGTCAAAGCGGCGTCGTCGTCTCCGCACACAAGACCCACCTTGTCCACCAATTGGGATTTTCAATTCGCAGATGCTGCTGCTACTGCATCTCCGCCACGCGTCCCCAGATTGGAAGAGCTCGACACCACCAACATGCTTCTCCGCCAGAGAATCATCTTCTTGGGCTCTCag GTGGATGACATGACGGCGGATTTGATAATAAGCCAGCTGCTGTTTCTTGATGCCGAGGACCCCAAAAAGGACATTACTTTGTTTATCAACTCGCCCGGTGGCTCCGTAACTGCTg GAATGGGAATATATGATGCAATGAAAATGTGCAAGGCAGATGTTTCAACTGTTTGCTTTGGGCTTGCTGCTTCTATGGGTGCATTTCTCCTTGCTTCTGGCTCTAAAGGAAAGAGGTATTGCATGCCCAATGCAAGAGTGATGATCCATCAACCTCTTGGAACTGCTGGAGGGAAA GCAACAGAAATGGGCATACGAATTAGAGAGATGGCGTACCACAAGATTAAATTGAACAAAATATTGTCAAGAATCACAAGGAAGCCTTTTGAGCAG GTTGAAGAGGACACAGACCGTGATAATTTCATGAATCCCTGGGAAGCCAAGGATTATGGGttgattgatgatgttattGATGATGGAAAGCCAGGGTTAGTTGCACCAATTGGAGATTCCACACCCCCACCCAGAACAAAAGTCTGGGATATGTGGAAAGTAGAAGGTACGAAGAAATCCAGAAAAAAATTACCGTCGGAGGACAGAATTTTAGAGAAAGGGTCGGAAGCACCTACTGCAACATAG